One genomic region from uncultured Subdoligranulum sp. encodes:
- a CDS encoding C-GCAxxG-C-C family protein — protein sequence MSIYGDKAYEAFFKGYNCSQCVALAFASEMGLTEEQALKLASGFGGGFGRMREVCGAFSGITMVLGALYGNTDPAKKTQTYTEIQALAEQYRQRNGGGSIICRELLGLKQAEGTPVASARTPEYYKKRPCPELVRLAADLMAEYIEQHPLGAQE from the coding sequence ATGTCGATCTATGGAGACAAGGCCTACGAGGCATTTTTCAAGGGGTATAACTGCAGCCAGTGCGTTGCACTGGCCTTTGCTTCCGAAATGGGACTGACCGAAGAGCAGGCGCTGAAGCTGGCCTCCGGCTTTGGCGGGGGTTTTGGCCGTATGCGGGAAGTGTGCGGCGCCTTTTCCGGCATCACCATGGTATTGGGCGCCCTGTACGGCAATACCGATCCGGCCAAGAAGACCCAGACGTACACCGAAATCCAGGCACTGGCGGAACAGTACCGGCAGCGCAATGGCGGCGGGAGCATCATCTGCCGGGAACTGCTGGGGTTGAAGCAGGCGGAAGGAACGCCCGTTGCCAGCGCCCGGACCCCGGAATACTACAAAAAGCGGCCCTGCCCCGAACTGGTGCGCCTGGCCGCCGATCTGATGGCCGAATATATCGAACAGCATCCTCTGGGAGCTCAGGAATAA
- a CDS encoding alpha/beta hydrolase: MQIYHDTLPGGATLTGYLRDATESIPDYPVRPAVLILPGGGYEECSPREADPVAVQFLQAGYQVFILDYTVKPAPLRWQPAIDAAGAVLHLRRNAEMLQVDPDRIAVCGFSAGGHLAGTTAILWNAPAVQQALGITGTEARPNAVVLAYPVVTAGAFAHQGSFDNLAGSDLELRAMFSLENHVQEGLPPFFLWHTVDDTTVPVQNSLLLAQALTEHHVPYELHLFAHGKHGSSTCTAEVNASNPHTASWVALCTEWLAEVFHYSLQ, encoded by the coding sequence ATGCAAATTTATCACGACACATTGCCCGGCGGCGCGACGCTGACGGGCTATCTTCGGGATGCTACAGAGTCCATTCCCGACTATCCTGTCCGCCCGGCGGTCCTGATTCTTCCGGGCGGCGGGTATGAAGAGTGCAGTCCGCGCGAAGCCGATCCTGTTGCCGTGCAGTTTTTGCAGGCAGGATATCAGGTTTTTATTCTGGATTACACCGTAAAACCCGCTCCTCTGCGCTGGCAGCCGGCCATCGATGCCGCCGGAGCCGTCCTGCATCTGCGGCGCAATGCCGAAATGCTGCAGGTGGACCCTGACCGGATCGCGGTCTGCGGCTTTTCGGCCGGCGGACATCTGGCCGGCACAACAGCCATTCTCTGGAATGCGCCCGCGGTGCAGCAGGCGCTGGGCATCACCGGAACGGAAGCTCGTCCCAACGCCGTGGTGCTCGCCTATCCCGTTGTCACCGCCGGCGCCTTTGCCCACCAGGGCAGTTTTGATAATCTGGCCGGCTCTGACCTCGAACTGCGGGCCATGTTCAGCCTGGAGAATCACGTTCAGGAAGGGCTGCCTCCGTTTTTCCTGTGGCATACGGTGGACGACACCACCGTTCCCGTCCAGAATTCCCTGCTGCTTGCGCAGGCCCTGACCGAACACCACGTCCCCTATGAACTGCACCTCTTCGCCCATGGCAAGCACGGATCCAGTACCTGCACAGCCGAGGTCAACGCTTCCAACCCGCACACTGCTTCCTGGGTCGCGCTTTGTACCGAGTGGCTGGCGGAAGTTTTTCATTA